One window of Candidatus Kuenenbacteria bacterium genomic DNA carries:
- a CDS encoding 2,3-bisphosphoglycerate-independent phosphoglycerate mutase codes for MASKIIKNQYFPAALVILDGYGLAPSGAGNAVRLANTPFLNKIFSSYPYTELRAAGESVGLFPGATGNSEAGHLNLGAGRVVWQDLVSISHSIEDGTFFKNAAFLEAIKHTKKNRSNLHIMGLLTGKNSAHAYPDHLDALIRLTREQGVKKVYFHLFTDGRDADKYESYNLLKNILAKLDSSKELVATIMGRFYGMDRKKEWKRTELAYNCLIDGGARQCEGPLRAIEEAYSRGESDEFISPTIITQKGRPLPRIDDNDSVIFFNARSDRARQLTKAFAQKKFNDDNLGSFKRKKVIKNLIFIAMTDFGPDLPGILTAFPSPDVKNTLPMTLRHLRQLYIAETDKYGHMTYFFNGGYASPVGGENRILINSPAVDSYDQTPEMSVGEITSVVIKSVEKKIYDFFGINFANPDMLGHTGNLSATIKGIEFMDKCVKKITETLVYKNNGLLFLVADHGNAEEMIDIKTGKVDTKHSVNPVPFCIVGPKKRISFIKKLRPGGALSDVAPTILFLLKQDKPGDMTGKNLVVS; via the coding sequence ATGGCTTCAAAAATTATCAAAAACCAATATTTTCCAGCCGCCCTCGTTATCCTTGATGGTTATGGCTTGGCGCCCTCTGGCGCAGGCAACGCTGTCCGGCTGGCGAATACGCCTTTTTTGAATAAAATATTTTCCAGTTATCCCTACACAGAATTGCGCGCTGCCGGCGAGTCGGTCGGTTTATTCCCCGGCGCCACTGGCAATTCTGAAGCTGGACACTTGAATTTGGGAGCCGGTCGAGTTGTCTGGCAGGACTTAGTTTCTATTTCTCATTCTATCGAAGATGGTACTTTTTTCAAAAACGCCGCTTTTCTTGAAGCTATCAAACACACAAAAAAAAATAGATCCAACCTGCACATTATGGGTCTCTTGACCGGCAAGAATTCCGCCCATGCCTACCCCGATCACCTAGATGCGCTTATTCGACTGACTCGTGAGCAGGGGGTTAAAAAAGTTTATTTTCATCTTTTTACTGACGGCCGCGACGCTGATAAATATGAAAGCTACAATTTACTGAAAAATATTTTGGCCAAATTAGATTCTAGTAAAGAATTAGTAGCCACCATAATGGGTCGTTTTTATGGTATGGACAGAAAAAAGGAATGGAAGAGGACAGAGTTGGCCTACAACTGCCTGATTGATGGTGGAGCTCGCCAGTGTGAAGGGCCACTTCGTGCCATTGAAGAGGCTTATTCCCGGGGAGAATCAGACGAATTTATCAGCCCAACTATTATCACCCAAAAAGGCAGACCGCTGCCAAGGATAGACGACAATGATTCGGTAATATTTTTTAATGCTCGCTCGGACCGCGCGCGCCAGCTGACAAAGGCATTTGCCCAAAAAAAATTTAATGATGATAATCTTGGCTCTTTTAAGCGCAAAAAGGTTATTAAAAATCTTATTTTTATTGCCATGACGGACTTTGGGCCTGATTTGCCTGGTATCTTGACCGCCTTTCCTTCACCCGATGTCAAAAATACACTACCGATGACCTTAAGGCATCTGCGCCAGCTCTATATCGCCGAAACTGACAAATATGGGCATATGACATATTTTTTTAACGGCGGTTATGCCTCTCCAGTCGGCGGCGAGAATAGGATATTGATTAATTCTCCAGCCGTGGATTCTTATGACCAGACACCAGAGATGTCTGTCGGCGAAATTACCAGTGTAGTTATAAAAAGTGTGGAGAAAAAGATTTATGATTTTTTTGGTATAAATTTTGCCAATCCCGATATGCTTGGCCACACCGGCAATCTGAGCGCCACTATCAAGGGCATTGAATTTATGGACAAATGTGTTAAAAAAATAACAGAGACTCTGGTTTATAAAAACAACGGTCTGTTGTTTTTGGTGGCTGACCATGGTAACGCCGAAGAAATGATTGATATCAAAACCGGCAAGGTTGATACCAAACATTCTGTCAATCCAGTGCCGTTTTGTATTGTCGGGCCCAAGAAGAGAATCAGTTTTATCAAAAAATTAAGGCCCGGCGGCGCCCTATCAGATGTCGCTCCGACTATTCTTTTCTTATTAAAGCAAGACAAGCCAGGTGATATGACTGGCAAAAATTTAGTAGTTTCTTGA
- the mltG gene encoding endolytic transglycosylase MltG yields MKKIIFYFIIFVIIAGLFLSGWFIFEILNPTKAESTSVFVIQPGDGVNQISYNLKKQGVIDNSFVFETYAYLKDIEGGFLAGEYSLPSIINIKRLVDILTTGEAVNDWELKVIEGYTIKDIDETLSSLGKFKSGDLILAVKNINQDFLSTYGFLSDKPPAASLEGFLFPDTYRFFNYATLEDVIRKLLNNFDKKLSEELRTEIKNQERSVFEVITMASIIEREVATENDRPIVAGIFWKRLESGMPLQADSTVNYITGKNTPAVSGVDLKIDSPYNTYLYPSLPPGPICNPGLSAIKAAIYPEESEYWFFLTDKNGNVHYAKDFEEHKANKAKYLSD; encoded by the coding sequence ATGAAAAAAATCATTTTTTATTTTATTATTTTCGTTATCATCGCTGGTTTATTTTTGAGTGGCTGGTTTATTTTTGAAATATTAAATCCCACCAAAGCTGAATCAACCTCTGTTTTTGTTATCCAGCCGGGGGATGGGGTCAATCAGATCAGCTACAATCTAAAAAAACAGGGTGTTATAGACAATTCTTTTGTTTTTGAGACCTATGCTTATCTCAAAGACATTGAGGGCGGTTTTCTGGCCGGGGAATATTCTTTACCTTCCATCATCAACATCAAAAGGTTAGTCGATATTTTGACTACTGGTGAGGCAGTCAATGATTGGGAGCTAAAGGTGATTGAGGGCTACACTATTAAAGATATTGACGAGACTCTTTCCTCTCTCGGCAAATTTAAAAGTGGTGATCTTATTTTGGCAGTGAAAAATATCAACCAAGACTTTCTTTCCACTTATGGTTTTTTGTCAGACAAACCACCAGCGGCTAGCCTAGAGGGTTTTCTCTTCCCAGATACCTATCGTTTTTTTAATTATGCCACCCTGGAAGATGTTATTAGAAAATTACTCAATAATTTTGACAAAAAATTGAGTGAAGAATTACGCACCGAGATAAAAAATCAAGAAAGAAGCGTTTTTGAGGTTATCACCATGGCCTCGATCATTGAAAGGGAAGTTGCTACCGAGAATGATCGCCCCATTGTCGCTGGTATATTTTGGAAAAGGTTGGAATCTGGCATGCCCCTGCAAGCTGACTCCACAGTCAACTATATAACTGGCAAAAATACGCCCGCTGTTTCCGGAGTAGATCTAAAAATTGATTCTCCTTACAATACCTATCTCTATCCCAGCCTGCCACCCGGGCCGATTTGCAATCCCGGGCTTTCGGCTATCAAAGCCGCTATTTATCCCGAGGAATCAGAATATTGGTTTTTTCTTACAGACAAAAATGGCAACGTCCACTATGCCAAAGATTTTGAGGAGCACAAGGCCAACAAAGCCAAATATTTATCCGACTAA
- a CDS encoding phosphoglycerate kinase: MKLKNFSALKNIQGKRILVRCDFDVPLKNGKIIDDSRLRACLPTIKFLLKKSAKVILIGHLGRPQGKFSPELSLVPVQKHLEKLLKQKITFIPIERYVGEAAKKKVRQLKTGQLAMLENLRFSDREELNCRRFAKSLAGLADIYINEAFAVSHRAASSVSAIREYLPVYSGLHLDEEIEKLSITLKKPTHPLTLIIGGAKIETKLPVIKQFIDKAEHILIGGAVANDFFKGLGYEVGTSLIDEEYIKDANTILEKIAHSQTKLILPLDIKVANGKKAITREPHAVLSDEMILDIGPKTTKLYQDIIRQSKMIIWNGPMGKFEDPRFASGTRLITEGVLKSNAKSLIGGGETGEIFKNKKLPQHIFISVGGGAMLDFLAGKKLPGLN, encoded by the coding sequence ATGAAATTAAAAAATTTTTCTGCTCTCAAAAATATTCAGGGCAAGCGTATTTTGGTGCGTTGTGATTTTGATGTGCCCCTTAAGAATGGGAAAATAATTGACGACAGCCGGCTAAGAGCATGTTTGCCGACAATTAAATTTTTACTCAAAAAAAGCGCAAAAGTTATTTTAATTGGCCACCTTGGGCGACCGCAGGGTAAATTTTCACCAGAACTAAGTTTGGTGCCAGTGCAAAAACACCTAGAAAAACTGTTAAAGCAAAAAATTACTTTTATTCCCATCGAGCGTTATGTTGGCGAAGCGGCCAAGAAAAAAGTTAGACAGCTAAAAACTGGCCAGCTCGCCATGCTGGAGAATCTGCGTTTCTCTGATCGCGAAGAACTAAATTGCCGTCGTTTTGCCAAGTCATTGGCCGGCTTAGCCGATATTTATATTAATGAAGCTTTCGCTGTCAGCCATCGTGCGGCCTCCTCCGTCTCCGCCATCAGGGAATATCTGCCGGTCTATTCCGGCTTACACTTGGACGAGGAGATTGAAAAATTATCCATTACTCTTAAAAAACCAACTCATCCTCTAACTTTGATTATTGGCGGGGCCAAGATTGAGACCAAATTGCCAGTAATCAAACAATTTATTGATAAGGCTGAGCATATTCTGATCGGCGGCGCTGTGGCTAATGATTTTTTCAAAGGGCTTGGCTATGAAGTCGGCACTTCTCTTATTGACGAAGAATATATCAAAGATGCCAACACTATTCTGGAAAAAATTGCTCATTCCCAAACAAAATTGATCCTGCCGCTAGATATTAAAGTCGCCAATGGTAAAAAGGCAATCACGAGAGAGCCACACGCTGTTTTGTCTGATGAAATGATTTTAGACATTGGTCCGAAGACCACCAAACTTTATCAAGATATTATTCGCCAATCCAAAATGATTATCTGGAATGGGCCTATGGGCAAATTTGAAGATCCGCGATTTGCCTCAGGCACCAGGCTGATTACCGAGGGTGTTTTAAAATCGAACGCCAAATCTCTGATTGGTGGCGGCGAAACTGGAGAGATTTTCAAAAATAAAAAATTACCACAGCATATTTTTATTTCAGTCGGCGGCGGCGCCATGCTCGATTTTTTGGCCGGCAAAAAATTACCCGGTTTAAATTAA
- the eno gene encoding phosphopyruvate hydratase produces MDSQIKKILAREILDSRGDPTIEVSVTLENGLTRVASVPSGASTGIHEAVELRDGDKKRYGGKGVLRAVKNVNEKINKFLTGFDVLDQEKIDQKMIDMDGSANKENLGANAMLGVSLSIARTAATFKNIPLYQYLRHVFNLKNRPSLPIPLFNVFNGGKHADTNLDFQEFHIIPIMNTSFKERLRSGSEIFHAMAAVLKNYGLDIDVGNEGGYAPNIDSSVKAVEYIMESIDQAGYKAGKEVVLGMDAGASSFYLPKERLYNFSLDESFLESDQLIYLYHEWFKKYPFILIEDPLAEDDWHAWQKMTKEFSGLKLTIHNYRLDDKKFIKLHEKNLRPIIVGDDLFTTNTGRLGEGIKLGVANAVIVKPNQIGTLTETIKFARLAQNNDYQLVVSHRSGETFDDFIADLSVALGAEFIKAGAPSRGERVTKYNRLLKIEEELT; encoded by the coding sequence ATGGATTCTCAAATTAAGAAAATATTAGCTCGGGAAATTTTGGATTCCCGTGGCGATCCCACCATTGAAGTATCTGTTACTTTGGAAAATGGCCTTACTCGCGTTGCCTCTGTACCATCTGGCGCTTCGACTGGCATTCACGAGGCAGTGGAATTGCGCGATGGTGACAAAAAGCGTTACGGTGGCAAAGGTGTCCTCCGAGCTGTCAAAAATGTCAACGAAAAAATCAATAAATTTCTGACTGGCTTTGACGTGCTCGACCAAGAGAAGATTGATCAGAAAATGATTGATATGGACGGCAGTGCCAATAAAGAAAATCTGGGTGCTAATGCCATGCTTGGAGTCTCCCTCTCCATAGCCAGAACCGCCGCCACTTTCAAAAATATTCCTCTTTATCAATATTTGCGCCATGTTTTCAATCTTAAAAATCGGCCTAGCTTGCCCATCCCACTGTTTAATGTCTTTAATGGTGGCAAACATGCCGATACCAATTTAGACTTTCAGGAGTTTCATATTATCCCCATAATGAATACCAGCTTCAAAGAGCGCTTGCGCAGCGGTTCGGAAATTTTTCATGCTATGGCGGCCGTTTTGAAAAATTACGGGCTAGATATAGATGTGGGCAACGAGGGTGGTTATGCTCCAAACATTGATTCTTCGGTCAAGGCGGTTGAATATATTATGGAGAGTATTGATCAGGCCGGCTACAAAGCTGGTAAAGAAGTAGTTTTGGGCATGGATGCCGGCGCCTCGAGTTTTTACCTGCCCAAAGAACGTCTTTATAACTTTAGTTTGGATGAGTCATTTCTAGAATCCGACCAGCTTATTTATCTTTACCATGAGTGGTTTAAAAAATACCCATTTATTTTAATTGAGGACCCATTGGCCGAAGACGACTGGCACGCTTGGCAAAAAATGACCAAGGAATTCTCGGGATTAAAGCTCACCATACATAACTACCGCCTTGATGACAAAAAATTTATCAAATTACATGAAAAAAATCTTCGCCCGATCATTGTTGGTGATGATTTATTTACTACCAATACTGGGCGTCTTGGGGAGGGGATAAAGCTAGGCGTGGCCAATGCCGTGATCGTCAAACCCAATCAAATCGGCACCCTAACTGAAACAATTAAGTTTGCTCGTTTGGCCCAAAACAACGATTATCAGCTGGTAGTTTCTCATCGTTCCGGAGAGACATTTGATGATTTTATAGCTGATTTATCTGTGGCCCTCGGCGCCGAATTTATAAAGGCGGGCGCTCCTTCGCGAGGCGAGCGTGTTACCAAATACAACCGTTTATTAAAGATTGAAGAAGAACTAACCTAG
- a CDS encoding 2Fe-2S iron-sulfur cluster binding domain-containing protein produces the protein MPANSILINNKNYSFRPGQTILDVCLDNNIFIPALCKHPDLSIQGKCRVCLVEIKGRGLATSCSTPAENGMVINTNSEEVAKARQTNLEMIYAEHIEKCGSCIQEHNCALKRYAARFGLSLTRFHDRKSSSPIWQLGAFSSSEIKKRRQLIDKNFKGKKEKTFRQNQLETQSSGFVEFDSTKCIDCGICTEVCRDKQTVDFYETVGKGYQTQTKPTDDESKDCVYCGQCIVHCPVGAIQGVPHWPKVEELLKNKKKHGKLIVGQIAPSIRVSIGEEFGLPYGQVVTGQLSASLKKLGFDAAFDVTVGADFTTYEEARELLHWLGKGKPRPMITSCCPGWVKFCEFYFPEFVSHLTSTRSPEIISGVLAKTHWAKIKKVKPEDIIVVSIMPCTAKKQEIGLLRHRLPNGLPAVDYILTTREYAYLLKRKKIDFPSLPSRPMDNPLGVSSGAGVIYGASGGVMESALRTAEYFLSLKKSGRELQEIILGTKGQCRNLKTPLNSKRIEFKDVRGDQGIKEAAVNLAGTKLKVAVVNGLGNARRILESIRDKKAKYDYIEIMACPGGCIGGGGQPVPVSAAIRKKRAAALYEVDRQLPVHSAHTNELLLKTYCSYFQGDEKLIEELLHCRYEINPRSGYQVAKS, from the coding sequence ATGCCAGCCAACTCTATACTTATCAATAATAAAAATTACTCATTCCGACCGGGCCAGACCATCCTAGATGTCTGTTTGGATAATAATATTTTTATCCCCGCTCTCTGCAAACATCCAGATTTGTCTATTCAGGGCAAATGTCGAGTTTGTTTGGTGGAAATTAAAGGTAGGGGACTAGCCACTTCGTGCTCTACCCCAGCTGAGAATGGCATGGTTATTAATACTAATAGCGAAGAAGTCGCCAAAGCTAGGCAGACCAACCTAGAGATGATCTATGCCGAGCACATAGAAAAATGTGGCAGCTGTATTCAGGAGCACAATTGCGCCTTGAAAAGATATGCGGCTCGCTTCGGTTTGAGCCTGACGCGCTTTCATGACAGAAAATCATCAAGTCCTATCTGGCAGCTCGGTGCTTTTTCCTCATCCGAGATCAAAAAAAGGCGCCAGCTTATTGATAAAAATTTTAAAGGAAAAAAAGAAAAAACTTTTCGGCAAAATCAGCTCGAAACGCAAAGTTCCGGCTTTGTCGAATTTGATAGTACCAAATGTATTGATTGCGGTATCTGCACCGAAGTCTGCCGTGACAAGCAGACAGTTGATTTTTATGAAACTGTTGGCAAGGGATACCAGACGCAAACCAAACCGACTGATGATGAATCCAAAGATTGTGTTTATTGCGGTCAATGTATTGTCCACTGCCCTGTCGGAGCTATTCAGGGCGTGCCTCATTGGCCAAAAGTGGAGGAATTATTAAAAAATAAAAAAAAGCATGGTAAATTAATTGTTGGCCAAATTGCCCCTTCCATCCGTGTTAGTATTGGAGAGGAATTTGGTCTACCTTATGGCCAAGTAGTCACCGGTCAGTTGTCTGCCAGCCTGAAAAAACTAGGTTTTGATGCCGCCTTTGACGTGACCGTTGGCGCTGATTTTACCACTTACGAAGAAGCACGCGAATTACTCCATTGGTTGGGAAAAGGCAAACCTCGCCCCATGATTACTTCTTGTTGTCCCGGCTGGGTGAAATTCTGTGAATTTTATTTTCCTGAATTTGTTTCTCATTTGACCAGCACTCGTTCCCCCGAAATAATTTCCGGCGTTTTGGCCAAAACCCATTGGGCCAAAATAAAGAAAGTAAAACCCGAGGACATTATCGTCGTTTCTATTATGCCCTGCACAGCCAAAAAGCAGGAAATCGGTCTTTTGCGCCACCGACTGCCAAATGGCCTGCCCGCTGTTGACTATATTCTGACTACGCGCGAATACGCCTATCTTTTAAAGCGCAAAAAAATTGATTTTCCAAGTCTTCCATCTCGGCCCATGGACAATCCCTTGGGTGTTTCCTCGGGCGCTGGTGTTATTTATGGCGCTTCTGGTGGCGTCATGGAGTCAGCTCTACGCACTGCCGAATATTTTCTAAGTCTGAAAAAATCTGGTCGCGAACTACAAGAAATAATTCTTGGGACCAAGGGCCAGTGCCGCAATCTCAAAACCCCGCTAAATTCAAAAAGGATTGAATTTAAAGATGTCCGCGGTGATCAGGGCATCAAAGAAGCAGCCGTAAATCTGGCTGGCACGAAATTAAAAGTCGCCGTGGTCAATGGCCTAGGTAATGCTCGCCGTATTTTAGAATCTATCCGCGACAAAAAAGCCAAATACGATTACATTGAAATCATGGCCTGCCCCGGCGGCTGTATTGGCGGAGGCGGCCAGCCAGTACCAGTTTCCGCCGCCATCAGGAAAAAAAGAGCCGCCGCTCTTTATGAAGTCGACCGCCAATTGCCAGTTCACTCTGCTCACACCAATGAGCTTTTACTCAAAACTTATTGTAGTTATTTTCAGGGCGATGAAAAATTAATTGAAGAACTCCTGCATTGCCGTTATGAAATTAATCCTCGTTCCGGTTACCAAGTAGCCAAAAGTTAG
- a CDS encoding mannose-1-phosphate guanylyltransferase: MNIVIFAGGIGTRLWPLSRANSPKQFDAIWGGKSTLRLAVERLRPTFSWQNIFIQTVSNFRSAVAAQIPELPAKNIFIEPDRRNVGPAVCLAMSRLRQLGQNGPVAIVWADHLVKNPNEFIKNLKIGEKLILEQPNRFVFLAEKPRFANNNLGWLRAGKKMGQLSGVNYFSFLGWQYRPDQKTCDQFFRSSDYYWNPGYFISSVDFILSEYQKLAPKIYSPVQKTLSAKNVRQVFEFYSQAPKISFDNCLIEKTDLRDAIVLKTDMGWSDPGTLYALKEALQKKTTDNVISGAVFNLNTEDSLVYNLEKGKLVATVGLHGMVVVNTKDAVIVVPKDKVKEVTELVEALSRDGYKKYL; this comes from the coding sequence ATGAATATCGTTATCTTCGCTGGCGGGATTGGTACGCGCCTCTGGCCTCTTTCTCGGGCCAATTCTCCAAAACAATTCGATGCTATCTGGGGTGGTAAATCGACCCTGCGTCTGGCAGTGGAGCGCCTACGGCCGACTTTTTCGTGGCAAAATATTTTTATTCAAACTGTCTCGAATTTCCGCTCGGCCGTTGCCGCGCAGATACCCGAATTGCCAGCCAAAAATATTTTTATCGAGCCTGACAGGAGAAATGTCGGTCCAGCGGTTTGTCTCGCTATGTCTCGGCTCCGGCAGTTGGGACAAAATGGACCAGTCGCCATTGTCTGGGCTGATCATTTGGTAAAAAACCCAAACGAGTTTATAAAAAATTTAAAAATAGGGGAAAAACTTATTTTAGAACAACCCAATCGTTTTGTCTTTCTGGCCGAGAAGCCGCGCTTTGCCAATAACAATCTTGGCTGGTTAAGGGCCGGCAAAAAAATGGGTCAGCTTTCCGGGGTCAATTATTTTAGTTTTTTGGGCTGGCAATATCGGCCTGACCAAAAAACCTGTGACCAATTTTTCCGCTCCAGCGATTATTATTGGAATCCCGGCTATTTTATCAGTTCAGTAGATTTTATCTTGTCAGAATATCAGAAATTGGCTCCTAAGATTTATTCCCCAGTTCAAAAAACCCTCTCCGCCAAGAACGTTAGGCAGGTCTTTGAATTTTACAGCCAGGCGCCCAAGATTTCTTTTGATAATTGTTTGATAGAAAAAACAGATTTGCGTGACGCCATCGTGCTGAAAACCGATATGGGCTGGAGCGACCCCGGCACTCTTTATGCGCTCAAAGAAGCCCTGCAAAAAAAGACCACCGACAATGTTATTTCCGGGGCTGTTTTCAATCTTAACACCGAGGATTCCCTAGTGTACAACCTAGAAAAAGGCAAGCTTGTTGCCACCGTTGGTCTCCATGGTATGGTGGTTGTCAATACCAAAGATGCTGTTATCGTTGTCCCCAAGGATAAAGTAAAAGAAGTGACCGAACTGGTCGAGGCCCTGAGCCGCGACGGCTACAAAAAATATCTTTAA